The following nucleotide sequence is from Eubacterium sp. 1001713B170207_170306_E7.
AAAAGCGTCGACCCTTTTCTTATGGATCAGATTACCGTAGCGGTGTAAGGGTTTTGTACCTTTCCAGGGCATGGGATGGTGGTAATAAAAGAAGTCCGGGCCTTGAGTACCCAGACGGTATGCGTCGTAATGGTTAAGAATAATGGCGTTCATGTCGCTGTGGTCTGGAAGCGCGTTTAGTGCCTTGCGTCCGCAGCAGTAATGGTTCAGCATATCTGACATAAAAGGTTTAACCTCCTTGTTGATCATTTTAATAAAGTTATTCTACCATAAGCAGCATTAAAATTCCTTGATAAAAATAAAGAGTTGTAGGGAGATGGCGGGTTGGTTATAATGTTTTTATAAATAAAGAGAATCTGTAAAATAATCATAGAAGGAGAACCATCATATGTATTTAAAAGGAATCGGAATCGCATCGCATCCGCCGGCGCTTATACCTGAGATTGGCGGCGGCAGAGAACTGATGGCGGAAAAGACCGTCCGCGGTATGCGTGATCTGGCGTTAAAGATAGCGGAAATCAAACCAAAAGTGATTATCTGCATCACGCCCCACGGAAATGTCTTTCAGGATGGCGTCAGTGTCATTTATGAAACCAGGCTCGAAGGGGATATGGCAGATTACGGCGCGCCGGAAATCCGGCTGGAAAAGCGCTGCGACATGGGCCTTCTGGAGGAAATAAACCGTCGTTTTGCCCAGTCAGACTGTCAAAGTATTTTTTTGAACCAGAAAACAGCTGAGGAGTTCGACATTGAGCGGAAGCTGGACCACGGATGTATGGTTCCGCTTTACTATATCGAAAAATATTATCAGGATTATAAACTGGTGCACATTACCATTGGAGAACTCAGCCTTATTGAGCTGTTCAGAACCGGGCGTGTTCTGCGCGAAGCCATTGAAGCTTACGGAAAGGATGCTGTCATTTTGTCAAGCGCAGATTTATCCCATTGTCTTAAAGATGAAGGCCCGTATCAGTTTAACGCCATGGGTCCGGTATTTGACGAAAAGATTACACAGGGCCTAGAGAAAAAAGATTATTATTCCATATTAATCCTGCCGCCTAAAATTTATGAGCCGGCCGGCCAGTGCGGACTGCGGCCGATTGTCATGGCTCTGGGAGCAACCGACAGTATAAAAACCCATTCGCATCTCTTTTCCTATGAAGGGCCCTTTGGGGTCGGTTACCTGAGCGCTTTTATTGATTTTGCGCTGGAGGAAAAGGATCCGATCAATGAAAGCCTCATTACCCGGTATGAGCAGGATATGGTCAGGCAGCATGAGGAACGGCTCAAGGCAGAAGATACGTATTTGGCGCTGGCCCGGCTGACCATTGATACCTGGGTAGAGGAGGGTCGCAAGTTTAACTGGAAAAAATACCTGGATGAGACCATGGATCAGGAGGCAAAAGCCGCGCTTCAAAACCAGCAGGCCGGTGTTTTTGTCTCCATCTATAAAGCGGGCGAGCTGCGGGGATGCATGGGGACCTCCCAGGCCGTGACAGAAAATATCGCAGAGGAAATTGTGCGCAATGCCATCGAAGCCTGCGCCTATGATCCGCGTTTTCTTCCGGTCGAACCACAGGAGCTTTATCAACTGGAAATCTCCGTGGATATTTTGGGAAAACCAGAGTACATCCAAGACTTAAAGGAACTGGATCCGCGTGTTTATGGCATTGTTGTAGAAAAAGGCGTGAACCGTGCGCTCTTGCTGCCGGATCTGCCCGGCATTGAAACGCCCGGGCAGCAGGTGGAAATCGCCAAGGAAAAAGCCGGTATTATTGATATGGAGGATGATTTCGAGCGTCTGGTTATCGAGCGTTTTGAAGTGGAACGCCACCAAACCAACGTTGCGTTTTAAATAAAGGAGACACACCATGGGGCTGAGAGACTGGTCCATACGAAAAAAGCTGATTCTTTCAAATATGATGATGATCGTCATTCCGGTCGTTTTAATTCTGGCCATTGTTGGCGGTACAGTGTTTGGCTTTCTCATGGTCATATTGCCCGAAAACCAGGCTGATATGCTGTTTAAGGTGGATGGCACTGTTTCGACCTATCAGCTGCAGCTGGCCTTTGATTCCATGTGCGAAAAAATTTCCGGAAAGGATAAGGAAGATAAGACCGACCTGACTGCCCTGGCGGACGCTTTGGAAAAGCTCGGAGCGTCGATTGCCGTAACAGGGGGAGAAATGCCCTATCTTACCAAAGGTGTTACGGTTAATGAAATCGAGGCAGAGGCCCGTGAGATTGCCGGAACGCCGGGGCTTGAGAATCAACCGATATTTCTCAGGAATGACAGGGGGCTTGTCTATCTGATGCCTGTTACCAATCAGGAAGGCGAGACAATCCGTCTGCTTGTTGTCAGTGGTGAGATGGAGTTTGGGGAGAGCTCATACGCGATCTGGGATACCTGGGACAATATTAAACGAACCATTAAGATCAGCGCGGCAGGGATAGCCGGTGCCGCGGTGATTATTGTGGTGCTGACCGGGCTGCTGCTGGCAGGAAAGCTTTACAAAACCATGATTCATTCGATAAAGCGTATTCAGAAAGGCGCCCGGGAGATCCGTGACGGCGTGCTGGATCAGCCTGTGGAGGTTTACAGTAAGGATGAGCTTGGCGAGGTATGTGGTGACTTTGAAGAAATGCGTATCCGTCTTAAAGAATCAGTTGAACTGCAGCAGCGCTACGAGAACTCCAGGAAAGAACTGATAGCAGGGATTTCCCATGATCTTTCGACACCCCTCACCTCCATTAAAGGATATACCAGCGGTCTTCTCGATGGTGTGGCCAATACCCCGGAAAAGCAGCAGCGTTACCTGCACACCATTTACGACACTGCCTGTGATATGGAAGAGCTGGTAGACAGCCTGTTTTTGTTCTCAAAGCTGGACATGGGGAAAATGGATTTTCAACTGGAAATCCTCTCGGCCAGAGCCTGTGTCGAAAATTTCTGCGAGGATGCACGCCTAAAGGTAAAGAACCGAGCTGTCGAAATTCAATTGGACAGCCAGATAGAATATGAAAGACTGGTGACCATCGACCTGGCACAGTTTGGACGGGTGCTCTGGAACCTGTTTGAAAACAGCCTCAAATACGCCGGGGAAGAAAACACAAAAATAAAAATAAGCCTGACGGAAGAAGCCGGAGTAGCAGTGCTGCGTTTCGAGGACAATGGCCCCGGTGTGGAAAAGGATGCGCTTGAGAAGATATTTGACAGCTTCTACCGGACCGACCCCGCCAGAAGCAGCCAGAAAAAAGGCAGCGGCCTGGGACTGTCCATTACCCGGGAGATTATTAAGGGCTTTGGCGG
It contains:
- the amrA gene encoding AmmeMemoRadiSam system protein A, whose amino-acid sequence is MYLKGIGIASHPPALIPEIGGGRELMAEKTVRGMRDLALKIAEIKPKVIICITPHGNVFQDGVSVIYETRLEGDMADYGAPEIRLEKRCDMGLLEEINRRFAQSDCQSIFLNQKTAEEFDIERKLDHGCMVPLYYIEKYYQDYKLVHITIGELSLIELFRTGRVLREAIEAYGKDAVILSSADLSHCLKDEGPYQFNAMGPVFDEKITQGLEKKDYYSILILPPKIYEPAGQCGLRPIVMALGATDSIKTHSHLFSYEGPFGVGYLSAFIDFALEEKDPINESLITRYEQDMVRQHEERLKAEDTYLALARLTIDTWVEEGRKFNWKKYLDETMDQEAKAALQNQQAGVFVSIYKAGELRGCMGTSQAVTENIAEEIVRNAIEACAYDPRFLPVEPQELYQLEISVDILGKPEYIQDLKELDPRVYGIVVEKGVNRALLLPDLPGIETPGQQVEIAKEKAGIIDMEDDFERLVIERFEVERHQTNVAF
- a CDS encoding HAMP domain-containing sensor histidine kinase, with the protein product MGLRDWSIRKKLILSNMMMIVIPVVLILAIVGGTVFGFLMVILPENQADMLFKVDGTVSTYQLQLAFDSMCEKISGKDKEDKTDLTALADALEKLGASIAVTGGEMPYLTKGVTVNEIEAEAREIAGTPGLENQPIFLRNDRGLVYLMPVTNQEGETIRLLVVSGEMEFGESSYAIWDTWDNIKRTIKISAAGIAGAAVIIVVLTGLLLAGKLYKTMIHSIKRIQKGAREIRDGVLDQPVEVYSKDELGEVCGDFEEMRIRLKESVELQQRYENSRKELIAGISHDLSTPLTSIKGYTSGLLDGVANTPEKQQRYLHTIYDTACDMEELVDSLFLFSKLDMGKMDFQLEILSARACVENFCEDARLKVKNRAVEIQLDSQIEYERLVTIDLAQFGRVLWNLFENSLKYAGEENTKIKISLTEEAGVAVLRFEDNGPGVEKDALEKIFDSFYRTDPARSSQKKGSGLGLSITREIIKGFGGSIYAEPSALGGLAMIIHLPITEDQDEEDSDYRG